A single region of the Eleginops maclovinus isolate JMC-PN-2008 ecotype Puerto Natales chromosome 16, JC_Emac_rtc_rv5, whole genome shotgun sequence genome encodes:
- the traf7 gene encoding E3 ubiquitin-protein ligase TRAF7, with the protein MPPIGTPRRSDSAISIRSLHSESNMSLRSTFSLHEEEEDLEPLVFAEQPSVKLCCQLCCNVFKDPVITTCGHTFCRRCALTSDKCPVEAAKLKVVVNNIAVAEQIGELFIHCKYGCRATASAAAGAAAPATTTVAGKPGAFEVDPLGCPFTIKLTTRKEHEASCDYRPVRCPNNPSCPPLLTMNLEAHLKECEHIKCPHSKYGCTFIGNQDTYETHLEVCKFEGLKEFLQQTDDRFHEMQLTLAQKDQDIAFLRSMLGKLSEKLDQLEKNLELKFDVLDENQSKLSEDLMEFRRDASMLNDELSHINARLNMGILGSYDPQQIFKCKGTFVGHQGPVWCLCVYSTGDLLFSGSSDKTIKVWDTCTTYKCQKTLEGHDGIVLALCIQGNRLYSGSADCTIIVWDIQTLQKVNTIRAHDNPVCTLVSSHNMLFSGSLKAIKVWDIVGTELKLKKELTGLNHWVRALVASQNHLYSGSYQTIKIWDIRSLECVHVLQTSGGSVYSIAVTNHHIVCGTYENLIHVWDIESKEQVRTLTGHVGTVYALAVISTPDQTKVFSASYDRSLRVWSMDNMICTQTLLRHQGSVTALAVSRGRLFSGAVDSTVKVWTC; encoded by the exons atg CCTCCCATCGGTACCCCTCGGAGGTCGGATTCAGCCATCTCAATCCGGTCTCTGCACTCAGAGTCCAACATGTCTCTGCGCTCCACTTTCTCTCTgcatgaggaagaggaggacctG gagccTCTGGTGTTTGCTGAGCAGCCGTCTGTGAAGCTGTGCTGCCAGCTGTGCTGCAACGTCTTCAAAGACCCCGTCATCACCACCTGTGGG CACACCTTCTGCAGACGATGTGCGTTGACTTCAG ATAAGTGCCCGGTGGAGgcggctaagctaaaggtggtgGTGAACAACATAGCAGTAGCGGAACAGATCGGAGAGCTGTTCATCCACTGTAAATACGGCTGCAGGGCCACGGCCAGCGCTGCAGCGGGGGCCGCGGCCCCAGCCACCACCACCGTGGCCGGGAAACCAGGAGCGTTCGAGGTGGACCCTCTGGGCTGCCCCTTCACCATCAAACTGACCACGCGCAA AGAGCATGAAGCCAGCTGTGACTACAGACCGGTTCGATGCCCCAACAACCCCTCCTGCCCCCCCCTGCTCACCATGAACCTGGAGGCTCACCTCAAGGAGTGTGAGCACATCAAGTGTCCTCACTCCAAATACGG TTGCACGTTCATCGGGAACCAGGACACGTATGAAACTCACCTGGAGGTTTGTAAGTTTGAGGGTCTGAAGGAGTTCCTGCAGCAGACTGACGACAG GTTCCATGAGATGCAGCTGACTCTGGCGCAGAAGGACCAGGACATCGCCTTCCTGCGCTCCATGCTGGGAAAACTGTCGGAAAAGCTGGACCAGCTGGAGAAGAACCTTGAGCTCAAATTTG acgTGTTGGATGAGAACCAGAGTAAGCTGAGCGAGGACCTGATGGAGTTTCGTAGAGACGCTTCCATGCtcaat GATGAGTTGTCCCACATCAACGCCAGACTCAACATGGGGATCCTGGGCT CGTACGACCCCCAGCAGATCTTCAAGTGCAAAGGGACGTTTGTGGGTCACCAGGGGCCCGTGTGGTGCCTGTGTGTTTACTCCACCGGAGACCTGCTCTTCTCCGGATCCTCGGATAAAACCATCAAG GTGTGGGACACCTGCACCACCTACAAATGTCAGAAAACCCTGGAGGGTCACGACGGCATCGTGCTGGCTCTGTGTATCCAAGG GAACAGGCTGTACAGCGGCTCTGCAGACTGCACCATCATC GTGTGGGACATCCAGACTCTGCAGAAAGTCAACACTATCCGTGCCCATGACAACCCCGTGTGCACGCTGGTCTCCTCACACAACATGTTGTTCAGCGGCTCCCTCAAGGCCATTAAG GTATGGGACATCGTGGGCACGGAGTTGAAGCTGAAGAAGGAGCTGACGGGTCTGAACCACTGGGTCCGAGCGCTGGTGGCCTCCCAGAACCACCTGTACAGCGGCTCCTATCAGACCATCAAG ATCTGGGACATCCGCTCTCTGGAGTGTGTCCACGTCCTGCAGACCAGCGGCGGCAGCGTCTACTCCATTGCCGTCACCAACCACCACATCGTCTGCGGCACCTACGAGAACCTCATCCAT gtGTGGGACATTGAGTCTAAAGAGCAGGTCAGGACTCTGACGGGTCACGTGGGAACGGTCTACGCTCTCGCCGTCATCTCCACCCCCGACCAGACCAAAGTGTTCAGCGCCTCCTACGACCGCTCCCtcagg gtgtggaGCATGGACAACATGATCTGTACTCAGACTCTGCTCAGACACCAGGGCAGCGTCACCGCTCTCGCCGTCTCCAGAGGACGCCTCTTCTCCGGAGCCGTGGACAGCACCGTCAAG gtgtgGACGTGTTAA